The following is a genomic window from Aquificota bacterium.
CATTGAGCCGGTAAAGGGCAAAGCCCTTGACATTCAGCAGATGCTTTCAGCCCTAAACATTGATGGAAAGGTGGAAGGCTATACGGTTAGCCCGGAGGGAGAAGGCTACGAGGCTCTAAAAGATAGCGATATAGTGGTTATAACGGCAGGTTTTCCAAGAAGGCCAGGCATGTCCAGAGAGGACCTTTTGGACAAAAACATTTCCATCCTTTCCCTTATAGCAAGCAAGATAAAGGAATATGCGCCAGAGGCTATAGTGATAGTGGTAACAAACCCTGTGGACCTTATGACCTATGCAGTCTATAGAATTTTGGGCTTTGAAAAGAACAGAGTTATGGGTATGGCTGGAGTTTTGGACTCAGCCCGTTTTAAGACCTTTATATCAAGGGAGATAAAGATATCACCCATGGATATACACGCCTATGTGATAGGTGGGCATGGTGATGAGATGGTCCCGCTCATATCCATTTCTAACGTGGGAGGCATACCTTTAAAGGATATGCTACCAAAGGATAAAATACAGGAGCTTATAAAGAGGACCCAGTTTGGTGGTGGAGAGATAGTGGACCTTATGGGCACATCGGCCTACCATGCTCCGGCCGCTTCCATAGTGCAGATGGTAGAGGCCATAGTGACAGACAACAAAAGAATACTTCCATGCTCGGTTTATTTAGAAGGAGAGGTGGGACAATACTACGAGGCGGAGGGCCTTTGTGTGGGCGTGCCAGTAAAGCTTGGCAACTGCGGAGTGGAAGAGATAATTAAAATACCCATGATAGAAGAGGAGCGCCAGATGTGGAAGAGGTCTGTAGAGTCTGTAAGAAAAAACATAGCCCTTGTGGAGGAGCTTTTAAATGCGAGAAATACACTATGAACAGATAGTAGAGGCAGTAAAAAAGATAGCCATAAAGGCAAACTATGAAATTCCGGAGGATGTAGAACTTGCCTATCAGATTGCCTTAAAAAGAGAGGAGTCAGAACTGGGAAAGGAAGTCTTGCAACAGATCCTTTTAAACATAAGGGCAGCAAGGGAAGAGCAGATGGCCTACTGTCAGGATACGGGCGTGGCTGTAGTCTTTGTGGATATAGGCCAAGATGTGCATGTGGTAGGTGGTTCCTTAGAAGATGCCATAAACGAAGGTGTTAGAAGGGCATACACGGAGGGCTACCTTAGGGCTTCTATGGTCTATGACCCAGTCTTTGAGAGGAAGAACACAAAGGACAATACACCCGCCGTTATACACTACAGGGTTGTGCCGGGAGACAAGCTAAGGCTTATCTTTGCACCAAAGGGTGCTGGGTCAGAAAACACATCACGCCTTGCCATGCTAAAGCCTGCAGACGGCTGGGAAGGTGTAAAGAGATTTATACTTGAGACGGTAAAACTGGCAGGTCCCAATGCCTGCCCACCTTTCACGGTGGGTGTGGGCATAGGTGGAAACTTTGAATACTGCGCCCTTCTTGCCAAGAGGGCCCTCTTGAGGCCTGTGGGAGAAAGGAGTCAAGACCCAGTGGCAAGGAGGATAGAGGAGGAGCTAATAGAGGAGATAAACAAGATAGGTTGGGGTCCCATGGGCTTTGGAGGAACGGTGACCGCTGTGGATGTAAAGGTGGAGCTATACCCCTGCCACATAGCTTCCTTGCCTGTGGCCGTTAATATTCAGTGCCACGCCAGCAGGCATGCAGAGATAGAACTGTGAAGTATATACTCATATTGGCCTTCATAGGCTTGATAACCGTGGTCTTTTTGAGTGGGTTGGCTTTTAGGTGGATAAGAAGTAAGATCTTTTACAATTGAGGCTAAATTAATGTTGTCAAATTAACCCAATTATACTAAATTATTCTCCAAGGAGAATTTACATGAGGGAAATCCTGCTAAAAACTGTAAAAAAGGTAACCCTTGAGATCGTATACGAAGTTGTTGATGAAAGAACAAAGGCCATCCTTGAAGAGATTGGAGAGATCAAAAAAAGACAAGAAGAGGATTTCAGGTTTTTAAATCAAAAGATGGATAATACAGCTACACAGCTTAATCAAAAAATAGACACTCAAATAGCACAGGTTAGGGAGGAGATAGGCCGGCTCAGGCAAGAGATAGGGCAATTAAGGCAGGAGATCTTTCAAGTAAACCAAAGGATAGACCAGCTTAACCAAAGGGTAGATACGATTATCCAATTGCTTATAGATTTAAGAAGGGGAGGTTAAGGATTGAGCTTTTTGGCTGCTGATTTAGAGGCTTTGATATAATATTTAAGTGAGAAAAATTTTATGGGGTATGTTCCATGAAAAAACTCATCTTAACTTCAGCCGTCCTTTTGCCTACCTTTAGCTTTGCCATCAGTGTGGAGGGAAGCATTGGAGTGTGGAACCAAGACCCAAGCGGCTACATAAGCTACAAGGGAGACCAGATTGACGTAGACAGCAATTTAAGGTATGGCAAAAAGACAAGGCCCATGGGCAGGCTAAAGATTGATATGCCTTCCATCTTGCCCAACATATACCTTATGGCAACACCCAGCAGGTTTGAGGCAATAGGCCAAAAGGATGCAAGCTTTACCTTTGGTGGTAGAACTTATAATGCTAATGTGCCATTCTACTCCAAAACAAGGCTTGACCACTACGATATAGCCCTCTACTATGGAATACCCGGCCTAAAGAAGCTAACAAATGGAGTACTTTCTGCAGAACTTGGCATAAATGTAAGAATTATGGACCTTTATGCCAAAGTAGAACAGAATGGCACATCAGAATCAAAAAGCGTAACCGTTCCAATTCCTATGCTATACACAGGCTTGCAGATAAGACCTGTAAATCTACTCAGCATAGAGGGTGAGCTAAGGGGCGTGGCCTACAATTCCAACCACTATTATGACCTAATCGGCAGGCTAAAGGTAAAGCCTGTTAAGCATGTCTTTTTGGCTGGTGGCTACAGGTATCAGGAGCTTAAAATAGACGTTTCGGATGTAAAATCCAAGGTTAAGCTGCAAGGGCCTTTTGCAGAAGCTGGCTTTGAGTTTTAAAACTTTTGGGCTGGGGAAAACCCAGCCCTTATTTTTTATTAGCCTTTAAACTGGCAGGTCTCTTCGTCAATGGTAGAGTATAGGGGCTTTACCCTTCCTTCTGGTGTGGTGTCTTCAAAGTCTCTTGGAACTCCAAGCTCCTCAATGCAATGCACAAGGTCGTGGTAGAACTCCGCCACTTTTACAAGGCCTGTAATCTTCCCAACTTCGTTAAAAGCCTTTATCTTGTCTGTAGCCTTTCCTTTACCCCTTTCCACTATGGCACCCGCATGTCCAAAGGACACACCCTCAAGCTTCTCTTGGAACCTTCCGGCCACAAAGGCAGCCACTGGCTTGTTCCACTTTCCTTCCTTCCAAAGCCTTAAGATGGTCTCCGCAGCCTTCTCCTCGTAGGACCCGCCCACCTCACCTTGTATTATCACACCCTTTACATTTGGGTCATCTGCAATGTTTTCCAAGGCATCAGCAAAGGTGGTGCAAGAGATCACGTCACCGCCCAAGGCAAGGGCCATATAAACACCCCAACCCCTTCTTTTGAACATCTCCGCAGTGGTAGTTGTAAGACCTCCAGACTTGGAAAGGATTACAAGACCACCCTTTTCGTAGGCTATGGATGGGTTCTTTCCGCCTATGGCTCCTATCCTTGCTGGCACCCAAGGCATCATGCAACCAAGGGATGTGGGACCTACTATGATAACGCCCCTTTCCTTTGCGTAGTGGTAGAAATAAACTGTGTCCCTTATAGGCACATGCTCGGTGATTATGTATATGAGCTTTATACCCGCATCCACAAGCTCAATGACCGCATCTTTCACAGAGGCCGGAGGCACATACACTATTCCCGTGTTTATCTCTGGGTGCTTTTCAAGGGCTTCTCTTACCGTGTTATACACTGGCTTTCCTGCCACTTCAGAACCGCCCTTACCGGGTGTTACACCAGCCACTATAAATCCCGGGTATAGAGCTTCCGACTCAGCCACAACTTGAGAAGCCTCCCTTCCAGTGATACCCATAACAAGTATCCTTGTCCTATCGTTAAGATATACGGTGCCCACATTCCAATTTTTCTCCATCTTGAACCTCCAAAGAAAAGATATGATTATTATATGATATTTTTAATCTTACTGCTTTTGCTTACCTCTCATGCCTTTTCTTTTTATCATTGCTTTTTTGATGCGGGAGAAAGGTACAAGGTTGACCCTGTGCTTCTCATAGCCATCGCCAAAAGCGAAAGTGGCTTTAACCCAAGGGCCATAAACACAAACAAAAACGGCACAAAGGACTACGGCATTATGCAGATAAACTCCTACTGGCTTGAAAGGTACAAAATACCAAAGGAGTGGATCTTTGAACCTTGCTACAACATACATTTTGGGGCCATGGTGTTAAGGAAATGCTTAGACCAAAGCCCAAACATAGCCGTGGCCGTAGATTGCTATAACAAAGGGAACAAGGCCAAGGGCTATGGTGCCTATGTGGAAAGGGTATTTAGAAATTACAAAAAGTATTACACTATGTTAAAATAAATAAGATGAAAAGGAACTTTGTGGACCTTTGGGACATAAGCCCAGAGGAAGGGTGGGAAATAATAAGATGGGCGAAGGCTATAAAAGAGGGTATAGATAAGGGGAAATACCTACAGGGCAAAAATTTAGCACTATACTTTACCAAGCCTTCTACAAGGACAAGAGTATCCTTTGAGGTAGCCATAAACCAGCTTGGAGGCCATGCCATCTTTTTACAGGAAGGAAACCTACAGGTGGCAAGAGGAGAGGACCTGAAGGACACTGCCAGAACCCTTTCAAGGTACTTGGACGGCATAATCATAAGGACAGATTCTCATAAAAAGCTGGAGGAATTTGCCAAGTATGCAGACATTCCTGTTATAAACGCCCTAACCGATATGTCCCATCCCTGCCAGATATTGAGCGATGTTTTTACCCTTTATGAGGCCTTTGGAGAAGATATAAAAAACATAAAAATAGCCTACGTGGGAGATGGAAACAACGTATGCAACACATGGCTTGTGGGTGCAGGCCTTTTTGGCCTAAACCTTTTTGTAGCCACACCCGAGGGTTATGAGCCAAGCAGTCTATACTATCAGGCGGGGGAAGACCTTTGTAAGATAACTGGCGGAAGCGTATACCTTACAACAAACCCCATTGAGGCAGTGAAAGAAGCCCATGTAGTGTATACAGATGTCTGGGTAAGCATGAACCAAGATAGGAATGAGGAAAAGATCCAAGCTTTAATGCCTTATCAGGTAAATTCCAGCCTACTTTCTCATGCAAGGCCAGAGGTAAAAGTCATGCATTGCCTTCCGGCCAAAAAGGGAGAGGAGATAACAGAGGAAGTTTTTGAAGCTTATGCGGACTTTATATTTACACAGGCCGAGAATAGACTACATGCCCAAAAGGCTTTGTTTAAATTTCTATTCTCTTAATTAACGTAGAGGACTTTAGCCTTAATATAGAGCTTTTTTATTTAATAAATCACACAAGACATCCTTTGCTTGATGAGTTTTTCAGATATTTTTATGTACTTGGAAAGGGCTACATACTTATTCCTATTGTCATTTATTTGGCTTTTTTAAAAAGAGAGAAATTAAAGCCCTTTATACTTGCCCTTGTTTTGGAAAGTGCCTTAGTGCATATTCTCAAGTTCGCCTTTAAGGCTCCAAGGCCTGCAAGCATGCTAAAGGATGTATATCTACTTGAACCTTTATATCATAAGTCCTTTCCGTCGGGTGATACTGCCATGGCCTTTCTCCTTGCCTGCTTTTTCTCTCAGGGAGCTTCAACCCCTATAAAAATACTTCTCTTTGTTTATGCCTTTTTAATAGCTTACGGGAGGATGTATTTGGGTGTGCATTTTCCCATGGATGTGCTTGTGGGAGCTATTATAGGTGTTTTAAGCTGTAAATTTTTTATAAGAAGGCAAATGTTTAAATTTTTTCACAAAAAGGAACAAAGCCCGTAAGGTATTAGTTAATAGATGACCTTTGTATTTTAGATGTATTACTCTTCCATATCAAGCTCGGCATCCACTTTGAAGAGGTTAGCGTTATGAAATGCTTCATACATAACAGCCTTGCTATAAGGATTGTTCTTGAGAATTTCTTTTATTTCGTCTATGCTCTTGCCCTCCTCTTTTAGCTTCTTTATATTCTCCCTTAAAAACTTTACATAGCCAAGGGTAAAATCTACTGCGGACATATCCATGGGTTCGTTATGCCCTCCTAAAAGAAGCTTTGCATCCATACTCTTTATCCTTTCAAGGGCTTTTATAAGGCCTTTTGAGCTTGCGCTCCTGTCTCCCATAAAGGGTATTCTATTTTGGTAAACAAGGTCTCCGGTAAAAAGCACTTTTTGAGATGGCATATAGACCACAAGGTCGTTGTCCGTGTGAGCAGGAGCCATAGAAAGGATTTCAAAGGTCTCTCCTCCAACCTTTAGCGTAAGCCTATCTTCCACAACCATATTTGGTGGAACCAAAACAACATTTTCAAAAAGCCCTTTAAACCTTTCCTTGTTTGCATTAAGAACCGTGTTAGCCTCTCCAGACTGATAGAATTCCAAAAGCCTTTTGTGGGCTATTATCTTTGCACCAAGCTCTTTGTAGGTCCTTGCACCATACCAGTGGTCCGGATGGTAATGTGTAATAATGGCATACTTTATAGGTGCCTTTTTTACCCTCATAAGGTTATCTACAAACTCCTTAGAAAGCTCTGGAGTAGACAGGGCATCTATAACAACCCATCCTTCCTTTGTAAGCACGGCAAAGGCGTTGGACATAAAGCCTCTGTTTTCCACAGAAGGTAGGGCATCCACGCCCCTAACCATGTATATATTCCCATGCACCCGCTTTAACTTCATCTCTGGCGCCATAGCAAAGGCTAGGGTTAGAAAAATCAAAAGAACCTTTATCATCCTCATGGCTTTAAAAACCTCCCTACAAGTTGTGCAAAGATGGGGCTATACAGGGCTATAGCTATGAGGAGTAAAACTACCATTATCTTCATATAGGCCTCAAGCCTTCTTATCTCCGCTTCCACCCTTCTTATCTCAGCCCTTAACGTATCCTCCACTCTCTTTATCTCTGCCTGCAACACTTTTTCAGAGGATTTTATGTCCTCCTTAGTGGCTACAGTTTTGAAAAGCTCTTCCTTTGTTTGTATTTTGAGACCCTCCTCTATTCTTTTGCTTTCCTCTTTTGTGTAATCCCTTATAACCTCCTCCAGAACTTTGGCAAACTCTCTTGCCTCTTCCTTTCCAAGCTTCTTCTCAAGCAAGTCATATAGCCTTAAAGTGGATTCCATCATGCTTTAAAAATTATACCTTTTGGGCTATAATTTCTATAACTCTCTATGAGATTGCTCTTTTTTGGCACGCCAGATTTTGCAGTCCCATCCCTCCTCAGGCTTACAAAAGAGTTTAATGTGGTTGGCCTTGTGTGCCAGCCCGATAAGCCTTCTGGAAGAGGTCAAAGGCTAACACCACCCCCTACTAAAATGGTGGCAAAAGAGCTTGGTATAGAGGCCTTTCAACCAGAAAAAAAGGCTCAAATAATACCAATTGTGGAAAGTTT
Proteins encoded in this region:
- a CDS encoding TIGR04219 family outer membrane beta-barrel protein, whose translation is MKKLILTSAVLLPTFSFAISVEGSIGVWNQDPSGYISYKGDQIDVDSNLRYGKKTRPMGRLKIDMPSILPNIYLMATPSRFEAIGQKDASFTFGGRTYNANVPFYSKTRLDHYDIALYYGIPGLKKLTNGVLSAELGINVRIMDLYAKVEQNGTSESKSVTVPIPMLYTGLQIRPVNLLSIEGELRGVAYNSNHYYDLIGRLKVKPVKHVFLAGGYRYQELKIDVSDVKSKVKLQGPFAEAGFEF
- a CDS encoding fumarate hydratase; amino-acid sequence: MREIHYEQIVEAVKKIAIKANYEIPEDVELAYQIALKREESELGKEVLQQILLNIRAAREEQMAYCQDTGVAVVFVDIGQDVHVVGGSLEDAINEGVRRAYTEGYLRASMVYDPVFERKNTKDNTPAVIHYRVVPGDKLRLIFAPKGAGSENTSRLAMLKPADGWEGVKRFILETVKLAGPNACPPFTVGVGIGGNFEYCALLAKRALLRPVGERSQDPVARRIEEELIEEINKIGWGPMGFGGTVTAVDVKVELYPCHIASLPVAVNIQCHASRHAEIEL
- the lpxE gene encoding lipid A 1-phosphatase LpxE; its protein translation is MNVEDFSLNIELFYLINHTRHPLLDEFFRYFYVLGKGYILIPIVIYLAFLKREKLKPFILALVLESALVHILKFAFKAPRPASMLKDVYLLEPLYHKSFPSGDTAMAFLLACFFSQGASTPIKILLFVYAFLIAYGRMYLGVHFPMDVLVGAIIGVLSCKFFIRRQMFKFFHKKEQSP
- a CDS encoding MBL fold metallo-hydrolase, which codes for MRMIKVLLIFLTLAFAMAPEMKLKRVHGNIYMVRGVDALPSVENRGFMSNAFAVLTKEGWVVIDALSTPELSKEFVDNLMRVKKAPIKYAIITHYHPDHWYGARTYKELGAKIIAHKRLLEFYQSGEANTVLNANKERFKGLFENVVLVPPNMVVEDRLTLKVGGETFEILSMAPAHTDNDLVVYMPSQKVLFTGDLVYQNRIPFMGDRSASSKGLIKALERIKSMDAKLLLGGHNEPMDMSAVDFTLGYVKFLRENIKKLKEEGKSIDEIKEILKNNPYSKAVMYEAFHNANLFKVDAELDMEE
- a CDS encoding lytic transglycosylase domain-containing protein — encoded protein: MIFLILLLLLTSHAFSFYHCFFDAGERYKVDPVLLIAIAKSESGFNPRAINTNKNGTKDYGIMQINSYWLERYKIPKEWIFEPCYNIHFGAMVLRKCLDQSPNIAVAVDCYNKGNKAKGYGAYVERVFRNYKKYYTMLK
- the argF gene encoding ornithine carbamoyltransferase; amino-acid sequence: MKRNFVDLWDISPEEGWEIIRWAKAIKEGIDKGKYLQGKNLALYFTKPSTRTRVSFEVAINQLGGHAIFLQEGNLQVARGEDLKDTARTLSRYLDGIIIRTDSHKKLEEFAKYADIPVINALTDMSHPCQILSDVFTLYEAFGEDIKNIKIAYVGDGNNVCNTWLVGAGLFGLNLFVATPEGYEPSSLYYQAGEDLCKITGGSVYLTTNPIEAVKEAHVVYTDVWVSMNQDRNEEKIQALMPYQVNSSLLSHARPEVKVMHCLPAKKGEEITEEVFEAYADFIFTQAENRLHAQKALFKFLFS
- a CDS encoding CoA-binding protein translates to MEKNWNVGTVYLNDRTRILVMGITGREASQVVAESEALYPGFIVAGVTPGKGGSEVAGKPVYNTVREALEKHPEINTGIVYVPPASVKDAVIELVDAGIKLIYIITEHVPIRDTVYFYHYAKERGVIIVGPTSLGCMMPWVPARIGAIGGKNPSIAYEKGGLVILSKSGGLTTTTAEMFKRRGWGVYMALALGGDVISCTTFADALENIADDPNVKGVIIQGEVGGSYEEKAAETILRLWKEGKWNKPVAAFVAGRFQEKLEGVSFGHAGAIVERGKGKATDKIKAFNEVGKITGLVKVAEFYHDLVHCIEELGVPRDFEDTTPEGRVKPLYSTIDEETCQFKG
- a CDS encoding malate dehydrogenase: MKMRKVVSVIGAGNVGEHTASLLALRGLVDVRMFDLPKKDGEKLIEPVKGKALDIQQMLSALNIDGKVEGYTVSPEGEGYEALKDSDIVVITAGFPRRPGMSREDLLDKNISILSLIASKIKEYAPEAIVIVVTNPVDLMTYAVYRILGFEKNRVMGMAGVLDSARFKTFISREIKISPMDIHAYVIGGHGDEMVPLISISNVGGIPLKDMLPKDKIQELIKRTQFGGGEIVDLMGTSAYHAPAASIVQMVEAIVTDNKRILPCSVYLEGEVGQYYEAEGLCVGVPVKLGNCGVEEIIKIPMIEEERQMWKRSVESVRKNIALVEELLNARNTL